The following proteins are encoded in a genomic region of Corylus avellana chromosome ca4, CavTom2PMs-1.0:
- the LOC132179768 gene encoding glycolipid transfer protein 1-like — protein sequence MEGTVFTPALEGMKHVKSEEGEMLAKPFLEVCKQILPVIDKFGAAMALVKTDIGGNVSRLESRYSSNPSEFNHLYSMVRAEVEAKTAKGSSSCTNGLLWLTRAMDFLVELFRNLLEHRDWAMSQACSDSYGKTLKKFHGWLASSSFTVAMKLAPDRKKFMDVIGGTGDIYADIEKFCTTFSPLLEENHKFLASVGLDDLKAS from the exons ATGGAGGGGACAGTGTTCACTCCTGCTTTGGAAGGAATGAAGCATGTGAAGTCTGAGGAAGGTGAAATGCTGGCCAAGCCTTTCTTGGAAGTCTGCAAGCAGATACTGCCTGTTATAG ATAAGTTCGGAGCTGCAATGGCCCTTGTTAAAACTGATATTGGTGGAAACGTATCG AGATTGGAATCTAGATATTCTTCAAATCCATCCGAATTCAACCACTTGTATAGCATGGTGAGAGCAGAGGTTGAAGCTAAAACAGCAAAAGGATCATCCAGTTGCACCAATGGTCTTCTTTGGTTGACAAG AGCAATGGATTTCTTGGTGGAATTATTTCGCAACTTACTCGAGCATAGGGATTGGGCAATGTCACAGGCCTGTTCAGACTCCTATGGCAAGACCCTGAAGAAATTTCATGGCTGGCTTGCTAGCTCAAGTTTCACT GTTGCCATGAAGCTTGCTCCTGATAGAAAGAAGTTCATGGATGTTATAGGGGGCACCGGAGACATTTATGCTGACATAGAAAAATTCTGCACAACCTTTTCCCCTCTTCTTGAAGAGAATCACAAGTTTCTG GCTAGCGTTGGCTTGGATGACCTGAAGGCTTCATGA
- the LOC132179646 gene encoding metalloendoproteinase 2-MMP-like, which translates to MASFKAFSLFSLALLLLLLPLLSAHATNSPNSHDKKSSPFEFLKHLQGCHKGNKTKGIHHLKKYLEQFGYLSYSHSKNHTHANDDDFDELLESAVKTYQLNYHLNASGTLDDKTVSTMMRPRCGVADIINGTNWMRPGKKRHHKSHGSLHTVSHYSFFRGQPKWPPSNSRYHLTYGFVDGTPSEAMNPVAQAFLTWASNTHFTFSQAQGVSNADIKIGFSRGDHGDGHPFDGAGGTLAHAFAPTDGRFHYDGDERWSVGAVSGAFDLETVALHEIGHLLGLGHSEVEGAIMYSSITSGVTKGLHADDIQGIKALYNV; encoded by the coding sequence ATGGCTTCTTTCAaagctttttctctcttctcattggctctcctcctcctcctccttcctctcctTTCAGCTCATGCAACTAATTCACCAAATTCGCATGACAAAAAATCTTCACCCTTCGAGTTTCTCAAACACCTTCAGGGGTGTCACAAGGGTAATAAGACCAAAGGCATCCACCACCTCAAAAAATACCTGGAGCAATTTGGTTATCTAAGCTATAGCCATTCCAAAAACCACACCCATGCCAACGACGACGATTTCGACGAGCTCTTGGAATCGGCCGTCAAAACATACCAACTCAATTACCATCTCAATGCGAGTGGCACTTTGGATGACAAAACAGTATCAACGATGATGAGGCCTCGCTGCGGCGTGGCAGACATAATCAACGGTACAAATTGGATGCGTCCGGGGAAGAAGAGGCATCACAAGAGCCATGGCTCATTGCATACCGTCTCTCACTATAGTTTCTTCCGTGGACAACCAAAGTGGCCGCCCTCCAACTCCAGGTATCACCTCACCTACGGATTTGTGGATGGCACACCAAGTGAAGCCATGAACCCCGTCGCACAAGCCTTCCTGACATGGGCCTCAAACACGCACTTCACCTTCTCACAGGCTCAAGGCGTCTCAAACGCGGATATCAAAATTGGTTTTAGTCGTGGGGATCATGGAGACGGGCACCCTTTTGATGGAGCTGGTGGCACCTTGGCTCATGCTTTTGCACCGACTGATGGGAGATTCCATTATGATGGAGACGAGAGATGGAGTGTGGGTGCAGTGTCAGGTGCATTTGACTTGGAGACAGTTGCCTTGCATGAAATCGGGCACCTTCTTGGACTCGGGCATAGCGAAGTTGAGGGAGCTATCATGTACTCTAGCATCACTTCAGGAGTCACCAAAGGTCTGCATGCCGACGATATTCAAGGAATTAAAGCCTTATACAACGTTTGA
- the LOC132179769 gene encoding glycolipid transfer protein 1-like, whose amino-acid sequence MQGTVLTPALKGLKHVKSEEGELLSKPFLEVCKQILPVIDKFGGAMALVKTDIGGNISRLESKYSSNPSEFNHLYSIVRADIAAKGYSCVGALLWLTRAMDFLVQLFRNLLQHKDWAMSQACSDAYGKTLKKWHGWLARSSFSFAMMLAPDRKKFMEVIGGSGDIYADIGKFCTTFSPLLEENHKFLASVGF is encoded by the exons ATGCAGGGGACTGTGTTAACTCCTGCTTTGAAAGGATTGAAGCATGTGAAGTCTGAGGAAGGTGAATTGCTGTCCAAGCCTTTCTTGGAGGTCTGCAAGCAGATACTACCTGTTATAG ATAAGTTCGGAGGTGCAATGGCTCTTGTTAAAACTGATATTGGTGGAAACATATCG AGATTGGAATCTAAATATTCTTCAAATCCATCGGAATTCAACCACTTGTATAGCATCGTGAGAGCAGATATTGCAGCAAAAGGATACAGTTGCGTCGGTGCTCTTCTTTGGTTGACAAG AGCAATGGATTTCTTGGTGCAATTATTTCGCAACTTACTCCAGCATAAGGATTGGGCAATGTCACAGGCCTGTTCCGACGCCTACGGCAAGACCCTGAAGAAATGGCATGGCTGGCTTGCTCGCTCAAGTTTCTCT TTTGCCATGATGCTTGCTCCTGATAGAAAGAAGTTCATGGAGGTTATAGGGGGCAGTGGAGACATTTATGCTGACATAGGAAAATTCTGCACAACCTTTTCCCCTCTTCTTGAAGAGAATCACAAGTTTCTG GCTAGTGTTGGCTTTTGA
- the LOC132178295 gene encoding CRIB domain-containing protein RIC1, whose translation MATKVKGILKGLRYISQIFDDQKEPEMQIGYPTDVKHVAHIGWEGPSANNTPTWMRGFNSTTPKVSSGQLDSFGEDNKLSSEDVKRSGGGIKESLLEHIKSAGSGSPANSPRRSSDAPKHSRRYRSTDASTDSPSRESPGSTRHSRRHRNSINGKDLQSQDLPAVPKHSRRRKSKGSSGGGSIKALRSKDQNSLPDIHFTDVESGSGSGSGHGLMKSNENQLNSVLEKEGDKI comes from the exons ATGGCGACCAAGGTGAAGGGTATTTTAAAAGGCCTAAGATACATATCACAGATATTTG ATGATCAGAAAGAACCAGAAATGCAAATTGGATACCCCACGGATGTAAAGCATGTTGCGCACATTGGGTGGGAGGGTCCGTCTGCGAATAATACGCCGACCTgg ATGAGGGGGTTTAATTCTACTACACCAAAGGTCTCATCCGGGCAGTTAGATTCTTTTGGAGAAGATAATAAATTGTCATCTGAAG ATGTAAAACGAAGTGGCGGTGGAATTAAAGAAAGCCTGCTGGAACATATTAAATCAGCAGGAAGTGGGTCACCTGCTAACTCCCCCCGACGGAGCAGTGATGCACCAAAGCACTCCCGGCGCTACCGCTCAACGGATGCATCAACGGATTCCCCATCCCGAGAATCACCGGGCAGCACACGACACTCAAGACGACACCGGAATTCGATTAATGGAAAAGACTTGCAATCACAAGACCTGCCAGCTGTCCCCAAACACTCTCGTCGGAGGAAGTCAAAGGGCTCATCTGGTGGCGGCTCAATAAAGGCGTTGAGGTCAAAAGACCAGAATTCTTTACCCGACATCCACTTCACAGATGTGGaatccggttccggttccggatCCGGGCATGGGCTGATGAAGAGCAATGAGAACCAACTTAACTCGGTTTTGGAAAAGGAAGGAGACAAGATATGA